A genomic stretch from Vicinamibacteria bacterium includes:
- a CDS encoding tetratricopeptide repeat protein → AIDSLEKAVNLQDNLAYTEPPPWHYPVRHSLGAVLLEAGRPEQAEDVYRDDLRKWPENGWSLFGLMQCLRTQGRMDEARLTEKRFLKAFARADVALTSTRF, encoded by the coding sequence GCGATCGACTCCCTCGAGAAAGCCGTCAACCTCCAGGACAACCTCGCATACACGGAGCCTCCGCCCTGGCACTATCCGGTCCGGCACTCGCTCGGCGCCGTGTTGCTCGAAGCTGGGCGGCCGGAGCAGGCGGAAGACGTCTACCGGGACGATCTGAGAAAGTGGCCGGAGAACGGATGGTCCCTGTTTGGCCTGATGCAGTGTCTCCGGACGCAAGGCCGGATGGACGAAGCTCGTTTGACCGAGAAGCGTTTCCTCAAGGCGTTCGCCCGCGCGGATGTGGCACTCACATCGACCCGGTTCTGA